The following are encoded together in the Natronincola ferrireducens genome:
- the ispG gene encoding flavodoxin-dependent (E)-4-hydroxy-3-methylbut-2-enyl-diphosphate synthase, which produces MRRNTKVVKCGNVYIGGDNPVSIQSMTTTDTRDTVSTIEQIKNLQQAGCDIVRLAVPNMEAAHALKEIKSQIAIPIVADIHFDYRLALESIKQGVDGLRLNPGNIGDKARVKEIVEAAKERDIKIRIGVNAGSLEKIFLEKYGHPTAEGMVESALSHVEILEEMNFSNIVISLKASDIDLTVEAYKRIAEKVDYPLHLGITEAGTVWSGTIKSSIGIGALLLMGIGDTIRVSLTGEPVEEIRVGKEILKALGLVRNEVTVISCPTCGRCQIDLIHVANEVEKKLSNLKKPLKVAIMGCAVNGPGEARDADIGIAGGIDSALLFKKGKIIKKIPEKDIIATLLREIENL; this is translated from the coding sequence TTGAGAAGAAATACAAAAGTAGTTAAATGTGGCAATGTTTATATTGGTGGGGATAATCCAGTATCTATTCAGTCTATGACCACAACCGATACAAGAGATACTGTATCCACCATTGAACAAATAAAAAATTTACAGCAGGCTGGGTGTGATATTGTTCGCCTAGCAGTGCCCAACATGGAAGCAGCCCATGCTTTAAAAGAAATTAAATCTCAAATAGCTATTCCTATTGTTGCAGATATCCACTTTGATTATCGTTTAGCACTAGAGTCTATAAAACAAGGGGTAGATGGCCTAAGACTAAATCCTGGGAATATAGGTGATAAGGCTAGGGTAAAAGAAATAGTAGAAGCAGCTAAAGAAAGGGATATTAAAATAAGAATAGGCGTAAATGCTGGTTCCCTTGAAAAAATTTTTCTAGAAAAATATGGACACCCTACTGCTGAAGGGATGGTTGAAAGTGCCTTATCCCATGTAGAAATATTAGAAGAAATGAATTTTTCTAATATTGTTATATCTTTAAAAGCTAGCGATATCGATTTAACAGTTGAAGCATATAAACGAATTGCTGAAAAAGTTGATTATCCACTACATTTGGGGATAACTGAAGCTGGGACAGTATGGAGTGGAACAATAAAATCCTCTATTGGAATCGGTGCTTTATTGCTCATGGGAATCGGTGACACAATAAGGGTGTCCTTAACAGGGGAGCCGGTAGAGGAGATAAGAGTAGGAAAAGAAATATTAAAAGCTTTAGGCTTAGTAAGAAATGAAGTTACAGTTATTTCATGTCCTACCTGTGGAAGATGTCAAATTGATTTAATTCATGTTGCAAATGAAGTTGAAAAAAAACTAAGTAATTTAAAAAAACCACTAAAGGTTGCTATTATGGGGTGTGCTGTAAATGGGCCAGGAGAAGCTAGAGATGCAGATATAGGGATTGCTGGTGGTATTGATTCGGCACTTTTATTTAAAAAAGGAAAAATCATTAAAAAAATTCCAGAAAAGGATATTATAGCTACATTACTAAGAGAAATAGAAAATTTGTAG
- the rseP gene encoding RIP metalloprotease RseP — protein MITTAVTAIIVFGLLVFFHELGHFSVAKIVGIKVHEFAIGMGPKILKYTKGETDYSVRILPIGGYVKMEGEDEVSNDSRSFSKKTVGQRIAVIFAGPLMNFILAIVLFVIIFYNIAGVPTTTIQEVIDQSPAEAAGLLREDKIITINDDEVKDWDHLVQEINTSKGEPLKIGFIRDNKKIEKVVAPESVENEDRFMIGIIPTTEKSMSLAIKGSYGQTRMIIREMGGFFRRLVTRQATTAEVVGPVGIISLVGQASRDGLYNVLFLAALISINLGIVNLLPIPALDGSRILFLIFELFRGKPVDPEKEAFVHMIGLALLMLLMIIITYKDILTFIQG, from the coding sequence ATGATTACTACGGCGGTTACAGCGATAATTGTATTTGGATTACTAGTGTTTTTTCATGAATTAGGTCATTTTAGTGTAGCAAAAATAGTAGGTATTAAGGTTCATGAATTTGCTATAGGTATGGGACCTAAGATCTTGAAATATACAAAGGGAGAAACAGATTACTCTGTAAGAATTTTACCTATTGGCGGCTATGTAAAAATGGAGGGGGAAGATGAAGTATCTAATGACAGTAGAAGCTTTAGCAAAAAAACTGTAGGACAAAGAATAGCAGTAATTTTTGCAGGACCCCTTATGAATTTTATTTTGGCCATTGTATTATTTGTTATTATTTTTTATAATATCGCTGGTGTTCCTACTACTACTATCCAAGAAGTAATAGACCAATCCCCAGCAGAGGCGGCAGGGCTTTTGCGGGAAGATAAAATTATTACCATTAATGATGACGAAGTAAAGGATTGGGATCATTTAGTCCAAGAAATAAACACTTCTAAAGGAGAGCCCTTGAAAATTGGATTCATAAGGGATAATAAAAAAATTGAAAAAGTTGTAGCACCTGAAAGTGTAGAAAATGAAGATAGATTTATGATTGGTATTATTCCAACTACTGAAAAGTCAATGTCTTTAGCAATAAAGGGAAGCTACGGCCAAACACGAATGATTATTAGGGAAATGGGTGGTTTTTTTAGAAGATTGGTTACTAGGCAGGCCACAACAGCAGAAGTTGTAGGACCAGTAGGTATTATTAGCTTAGTAGGTCAAGCTAGTAGAGATGGGTTGTATAATGTATTATTTTTAGCAGCTTTAATTAGTATTAACTTGGGAATTGTCAACTTACTTCCTATACCTGCACTAGATGGGAGCAGAATTTTGTTTTTAATATTTGAATTATTTAGGGGTAAACCAGTTGATCCAGAAAAAGAAGCTTTTGTTCATATGATAGGATTAGCACTATTGATGCTACTAATGATTATTATTACCTATAAGGATATTCTAACCTTTATTCAAGGTTAG
- the rpsB gene encoding 30S ribosomal protein S2 — translation MSVISMKQLLEAGVHFGHQTRRWNPKMAEYIFTERNGIYIIDLQKTVKKVEEAYDFIRELASEGKTILFVGTKKQAQEAIEEEAKRAGMHYVNQRWLGGMLTNYNTIKNRINRLRELEKMQEDGTFDVLPKKEVIKLKNEMEKLEKFLGGIKDMAQMPSALFVVDPRKERIAIKEAHILGLPVVSIVDTNCDPDDVDYVIPGNDDAIRAVKLITATIANAILEGKQGYQTEE, via the coding sequence ATGTCAGTAATTTCTATGAAACAATTATTAGAAGCTGGTGTTCATTTTGGACATCAAACAAGAAGATGGAACCCTAAAATGGCAGAATATATTTTCACAGAAAGAAATGGTATTTATATCATTGACTTACAAAAAACCGTGAAAAAAGTTGAAGAAGCCTATGATTTCATTAGGGAATTAGCTTCAGAAGGAAAAACCATTCTTTTTGTAGGCACAAAAAAACAAGCCCAAGAAGCAATTGAAGAAGAAGCAAAAAGGGCTGGTATGCATTATGTTAATCAAAGATGGTTAGGTGGTATGTTAACCAACTACAATACAATTAAAAACAGAATTAATCGTCTTCGTGAATTAGAGAAAATGCAAGAAGATGGTACATTTGATGTGTTACCTAAAAAAGAAGTAATAAAGCTTAAAAACGAAATGGAAAAGCTAGAAAAATTCTTGGGTGGTATTAAAGACATGGCTCAAATGCCAAGTGCTCTTTTTGTAGTAGATCCAAGAAAAGAAAGAATAGCTATAAAAGAAGCTCATATATTAGGATTACCTGTAGTATCTATTGTTGATACTAATTGTGATCCTGATGATGTTGATTACGTGATTCCTGGAAATGATGATGCTATTCGAGCTGTAAAGTTAATAACAGCTACAATTGCAAATGCAATCTTAGAAGGAAAACAAGGATATCAAACTGAAGAATAG
- the tsf gene encoding translation elongation factor Ts: protein MNITAAMVKELREKTGAGMMDCKKALAEVEGNMEKAVEILREKGLAAVAKKAGRVAAEGLVEAYIHGGRIGVLVEVNSETDFVAKNQEFKEFVKDVAMQIAATNPLYVTKEEVPQDEIEKEKEILRKQALNEGKPEKIVDKMVEGRIEKYYKEVCLLEQSFVKNPDITIGELLTQKVAKIGENLSIRRFVRFEVGEGIEKKSENFAEEVAKQIGQ, encoded by the coding sequence ATGAATATTACTGCAGCCATGGTAAAAGAGCTTAGAGAGAAAACTGGAGCAGGTATGATGGATTGTAAAAAAGCACTAGCAGAAGTTGAAGGAAACATGGAAAAGGCTGTTGAAATTTTGAGGGAAAAGGGACTAGCTGCTGTTGCTAAGAAGGCAGGAAGAGTTGCAGCTGAAGGATTAGTAGAGGCATACATACATGGTGGTAGAATAGGTGTGTTAGTAGAGGTAAATTCAGAAACAGACTTTGTTGCTAAAAATCAGGAATTTAAAGAGTTTGTAAAAGATGTAGCTATGCAAATAGCTGCCACTAATCCTTTATATGTAACAAAAGAAGAAGTACCACAAGATGAAATTGAAAAAGAAAAAGAAATTTTAAGAAAACAAGCTTTAAATGAAGGAAAGCCAGAAAAAATTGTTGATAAAATGGTAGAAGGAAGAATTGAAAAATATTATAAAGAGGTTTGCTTATTAGAACAATCCTTTGTTAAAAATCCTGATATCACTATTGGGGAGTTATTAACACAAAAGGTTGCTAAAATAGGTGAAAACTTGAGTATTAGAAGATTTGTAAGATTTGAAGTTGGGGAAGGAATAGAAAAAAAATCTGAGAATTTTGCAGAAGAAGTTGCAAAGCAAATCGGACAGTAA
- the pyrH gene encoding UMP kinase yields MKKPLYKRVLLKLSGEALAGEKGFGLDTDTINKIALQIKAITQEGVEVAVVVGGGNFWRGRSGEGMDRTTADYMGMMATVINSLALQDALENIDIVTRVQTAIEMRQIAEPYIRRRAVRHLEKNRVVIFAAGTGNPYFSTDTTAALRAAEIEADIILLAKKVDAVYDKDPHINSDAKKFEELTYLDVLKLELKVMDSTATSLCMDNKIPIKVFSLDEAENIVKVIHGEKIGTYVHSDI; encoded by the coding sequence ATGAAAAAACCTCTATATAAAAGAGTATTATTAAAGCTGAGTGGAGAAGCTCTTGCTGGAGAAAAAGGCTTTGGCTTAGATACAGATACAATAAACAAAATTGCTCTTCAAATTAAAGCAATTACCCAAGAGGGAGTAGAAGTTGCTGTTGTTGTCGGCGGAGGTAACTTCTGGAGAGGAAGAAGTGGAGAAGGTATGGATAGAACAACGGCTGATTATATGGGAATGATGGCCACTGTTATTAATTCTTTAGCTTTGCAAGATGCTCTAGAAAATATTGATATCGTAACAAGAGTACAGACAGCTATTGAAATGCGCCAAATTGCAGAACCTTATATTAGAAGGAGAGCCGTAAGACATCTAGAGAAAAACAGAGTAGTTATTTTTGCAGCTGGAACTGGAAATCCATATTTCTCAACAGATACCACAGCTGCCTTAAGAGCAGCTGAAATTGAGGCGGATATTATTTTACTAGCTAAAAAAGTTGATGCAGTATATGACAAAGATCCACATATAAATAGTGATGCCAAGAAATTTGAAGAATTGACTTATCTAGATGTTTTAAAGCTAGAGTTAAAAGTTATGGACTCCACAGCCACTTCTTTATGTATGGACAATAAAATACCAATAAAGGTATTCAGTCTAGATGAAGCAGAAAATATTGTCAAGGTTATTCATGGTGAAAAAATAGGAACCTATGTCCATAGTGATATTTAA
- the frr gene encoding ribosome recycling factor — protein sequence MYLDAHKNLEEKMNKTLKVLKDDFNSIRAGRANPAMLDRLTIDYYGTVTPIKQVASIAAPEPRLITIQPYDPSIIGAIEKTIQQSDLGINPSNDGKIIRLNIPQLTEERRKDLTKIVKKTAEDSKVAIRNERRNGNDALKKMQKDGELTEDELKLAQEEVQKITDKFIKLIDEMTEKKDKEILEV from the coding sequence ATGTATTTAGATGCACATAAGAATTTAGAAGAAAAAATGAACAAAACCTTAAAAGTACTGAAGGATGATTTTAACAGCATAAGAGCTGGTAGGGCAAATCCAGCTATGCTTGACAGATTGACTATTGACTACTATGGAACTGTTACACCAATAAAACAAGTTGCTTCTATAGCAGCTCCTGAGCCAAGATTAATAACGATTCAACCCTATGATCCATCAATTATAGGAGCTATTGAAAAAACTATTCAACAATCGGATTTAGGAATCAACCCATCTAATGATGGTAAAATTATTAGATTAAATATTCCACAACTAACAGAGGAAAGAAGAAAAGACCTAACAAAAATTGTTAAGAAAACAGCAGAAGATAGTAAGGTTGCTATTAGAAATGAGCGTAGGAATGGCAATGATGCACTAAAGAAAATGCAAAAAGATGGCGAACTTACAGAGGATGAGTTAAAATTAGCTCAAGAGGAAGTTCAAAAGATTACCGATAAGTTTATAAAACTAATTGATGAGATGACAGAGAAAAAAGATAAGGAAATTTTGGAGGTATAA
- a CDS encoding PASTA domain-containing protein, whose product MKIIPDLLGYRIEDALALINTNSFKINIQESKGKKWNEQGQARVIRLKQLTKDEIELIISYF is encoded by the coding sequence TTGAAGATAATACCTGATTTATTAGGTTATAGAATTGAAGATGCTTTAGCTTTAATAAATACAAATTCCTTTAAAATTAACATTCAGGAGAGCAAAGGTAAAAAATGGAATGAGCAGGGACAAGCTAGAGTTATACGGTTAAAACAGCTAACAAAGGATGAAATAGAGCTTATAATATCTTATTTTTAA
- a CDS encoding 1-deoxy-D-xylulose-5-phosphate reductoisomerase, with amino-acid sequence MKKISVLGSTGSIGKQTLEIVREHPDKFEIVGLAVMKSIDDLEAQINEFKPKIVAVFDEERAKTLINRISGNTQVRWGIKGLIEVATYYETEVVLNSVVGSVGLIPTLEAIKNKKTIALANKETLVAAGDLVMKECKNNDVNMIPVDSEHSAILQCLQGEKSANLDKIILTASGGPFRNWCYDDIKQVTFKDALKHPNWSMGKKISVDSSTLMNKGLEVIEAKWLFDVDVEKIEVVIHPQSIIHSMIELKDGSIIAQLGVPNMKLPIQYALSYPDRIQGEVTKLDFKKFHTLTFEEPDLKRFPCLSLAYEAIRIGGTMPCVLNAANEMLVDYFLKDKVNFYDIPYYIEKAMEKHRPFSYQSVEELLEVEAWVRAWIINELR; translated from the coding sequence ATAAAAAAAATTAGTGTTTTAGGCTCTACTGGCTCCATTGGTAAACAAACGTTAGAAATTGTAAGGGAACATCCTGATAAATTTGAAATAGTTGGTTTAGCTGTAATGAAGAGTATAGATGATTTAGAGGCTCAAATCAATGAATTTAAACCTAAAATTGTAGCAGTTTTTGATGAAGAAAGAGCAAAAACATTGATTAATAGAATATCCGGTAACACTCAGGTACGATGGGGAATCAAAGGTCTTATAGAGGTTGCAACCTATTATGAAACGGAAGTGGTTTTAAATTCGGTGGTAGGTAGTGTGGGATTAATTCCTACTCTTGAAGCAATAAAAAATAAAAAAACAATTGCATTGGCCAATAAAGAAACTTTAGTAGCTGCCGGAGATCTAGTGATGAAGGAATGTAAAAACAATGATGTAAATATGATTCCTGTAGATAGCGAGCACTCTGCAATACTTCAATGTTTGCAAGGAGAAAAAAGTGCAAATCTTGACAAAATCATATTAACAGCTTCTGGGGGACCCTTCAGAAACTGGTGTTATGATGATATAAAGCAAGTAACTTTTAAAGATGCATTAAAACATCCTAATTGGAGTATGGGGAAAAAAATATCCGTTGATTCCTCTACCTTAATGAATAAGGGTTTAGAGGTTATAGAAGCTAAATGGTTATTTGACGTGGATGTGGAGAAAATAGAAGTAGTTATTCACCCCCAAAGTATTATTCATTCCATGATAGAGCTAAAAGACGGGTCCATTATTGCTCAGCTAGGAGTACCTAATATGAAGCTACCAATTCAATATGCCTTATCTTACCCTGACAGAATTCAGGGAGAGGTGACAAAACTAGATTTTAAAAAATTTCATACTTTAACCTTTGAGGAACCAGACCTTAAAAGATTTCCTTGTTTAAGTTTAGCTTATGAGGCTATTAGGATAGGAGGAACAATGCCCTGCGTCCTAAATGCAGCAAATGAGATGTTAGTAGATTACTTTTTAAAAGATAAGGTGAACTTTTATGATATTCCTTATTATATAGAAAAAGCTATGGAAAAGCATAGGCCTTTTTCATATCAATCGGTTGAAGAACTTTTGGAAGTGGAGGCATGGGTTAGAGCTTGGATTATAAATGAATTGAGATAG
- a CDS encoding phosphatidate cytidylyltransferase produces the protein MLKRIISGVVGIPLLIFIVLYGDLPLYLATMLVSLIGLGEFYHAMTFKEYNPISYIGYGVGIALLTIFYFSLNLELIFLLIFIATIILSGILLYNSKHTILDISVTLYGVLYVPLFLGHIILTDKLNNSYIIWLIFIIAWATDTFAYFGGCFFGKTKLCPSISPKKTVEGAISGILGSIIVSSIFAYIFFIEYIVMVGFLGFFGSIIAQGGDLTASQIKRYVGIKDFGNLIPGHGGVLDRFDSILFTAPIVYYFFALLVK, from the coding sequence ATGTTAAAAAGAATAATTAGTGGTGTTGTGGGAATTCCCTTGTTAATTTTCATCGTACTTTATGGGGATTTACCTTTATACTTAGCAACGATGCTAGTAAGTTTAATAGGCTTAGGAGAGTTTTATCATGCAATGACTTTTAAAGAGTATAACCCCATATCTTACATAGGCTATGGTGTTGGTATAGCTTTATTGACAATTTTCTATTTTTCACTGAATCTGGAACTTATCTTTTTACTTATTTTTATAGCTACAATTATTTTAAGTGGCATTTTATTATATAACTCTAAACATACAATTTTAGATATAAGTGTTACCCTTTATGGAGTTCTTTATGTTCCACTATTTTTAGGGCATATTATTTTAACAGATAAGCTAAATAATAGCTATATCATTTGGTTGATTTTTATAATTGCTTGGGCGACAGATACCTTTGCATATTTTGGAGGATGTTTTTTTGGAAAAACAAAGCTATGTCCATCAATCAGTCCTAAAAAAACAGTTGAAGGGGCTATTAGTGGTATTTTAGGGAGTATAATTGTTAGTAGCATATTTGCCTATATTTTTTTCATAGAATATATTGTAATGGTAGGTTTTTTAGGATTTTTTGGAAGTATTATTGCTCAAGGAGGAGATTTGACTGCTTCTCAAATCAAACGGTACGTAGGAATTAAAGATTTTGGAAATTTAATTCCAGGTCATGGAGGAGTGTTAGATAGATTTGATAGTATTTTATTTACTGCTCCGATTGTCTATTATTTCTTTGCTTTATTGGTAAAATAG
- a CDS encoding isoprenyl transferase, with product MNISEKITVRDNLKNLHNDGDNMPQHIGIIMDGNGRWAESRKLPRTLGHRAGVDAIRDIITKASNLGLQYLTLYAFSTENWKRPEAEVSALMKLLIEYLKKEVRELHKNNVRIHTIGDITKFPESVREEISRAKELTSGNNGLCVNIALNYGSRDEIVRAVKKISNKILCKEMDLKDIDEDLISIHLDTGGIPQVDLLIRTSGEYRLSNFLLWQCAYAELWFTDVYWPDFNGEHLVKAIHDFQNRQRRFGGV from the coding sequence ATGAATATATCTGAAAAAATTACTGTTAGAGACAACTTGAAAAATTTACATAATGATGGAGATAATATGCCTCAACATATAGGTATTATTATGGATGGTAACGGGAGATGGGCAGAAAGCCGAAAACTTCCAAGAACCCTAGGTCATAGGGCAGGGGTAGATGCAATAAGGGATATAATCACTAAAGCATCTAATTTAGGTTTACAATATTTGACCTTGTATGCCTTTTCAACTGAAAATTGGAAAAGACCGGAAGCTGAAGTGTCTGCATTGATGAAATTATTAATTGAGTATTTAAAAAAAGAAGTAAGGGAATTACATAAAAACAATGTAAGAATTCATACAATAGGAGATATAACGAAATTTCCAGAGTCTGTTAGGGAGGAAATTAGTAGAGCTAAAGAGTTAACAAGCGGTAATAATGGGCTGTGTGTTAATATTGCATTAAATTATGGCAGTCGGGATGAAATCGTAAGAGCTGTGAAAAAAATCAGCAATAAAATACTATGTAAAGAGATGGATTTGAAAGATATAGATGAAGATCTAATTAGTATACATTTGGATACTGGAGGTATACCACAGGTTGACTTACTTATAAGAACCAGTGGAGAATATAGATTAAGCAACTTTTTATTATGGCAATGTGCTTATGCTGAACTTTGGTTTACTGATGTTTATTGGCCAGATTTTAATGGAGAACATTTAGTAAAGGCTATTCATGATTTCCAAAATAGACAAAGAAGATTTGGTGGAGTTTAG
- a CDS encoding glycosyltransferase family 2 protein: MKIATIIPAYNEEKRIQNVLNPIVNSNLIQDIIVVDDGSKDNTSLIVKDYSNITLIQLPQNKGKAEAIRKGLEKCNSDIILLLDADLVGLNCHHIESLISPILKEDVEMTIGIFKSGRMITDLAQRVAPNLSGQRAFRGYLAKDIVNLEMTGYNIEVAISKFIKDNNIKTKQIILKDISHIMKEEKLGFSKGMVWRLKMYKDILKYWLN; this comes from the coding sequence ATGAAAATAGCTACTATCATTCCTGCTTATAATGAAGAAAAGAGGATACAAAATGTATTAAATCCTATTGTCAACTCTAATTTAATTCAAGATATTATTGTAGTGGATGATGGTTCAAAGGATAACACTTCTTTAATTGTGAAAGACTATAGCAATATCACTTTAATACAATTACCACAAAACAAGGGTAAGGCTGAAGCTATTAGAAAAGGCCTAGAAAAATGCAACAGTGATATTATTTTACTTCTAGATGCAGACCTAGTTGGATTGAATTGTCATCATATCGAGAGCCTTATATCTCCAATATTAAAAGAGGATGTTGAAATGACAATTGGAATCTTTAAATCAGGACGGATGATAACGGATTTAGCACAAAGGGTTGCACCCAACTTATCTGGACAAAGAGCATTTAGAGGCTATTTAGCAAAAGACATCGTTAACTTAGAAATGACAGGATATAATATTGAAGTTGCTATTTCAAAATTTATTAAAGATAATAATATTAAAACCAAACAAATTATTCTAAAGGATATAAGTCATATTATGAAGGAAGAAAAGCTAGGATTTAGCAAAGGTATGGTGTGGCGATTAAAAATGTATAAAGATATTTTGAAATATTGGTTAAACTAG